The Blastocatellia bacterium genome contains a region encoding:
- a CDS encoding helix-turn-helix domain-containing protein, protein MIEGGIRLEDALAAFERTFIMKALERHNGHLSKTAKFLGIHRNTVSARVKSYKKKARAASTRG, encoded by the coding sequence ATGATTGAGGGCGGTATTCGGTTGGAAGATGCGTTGGCGGCATTTGAACGGACCTTTATCATGAAGGCGCTTGAACGCCACAACGGGCATCTCTCCAAGACGGCTAAGTTTCTTGGGATTCATCGCAATACGGTTAGCGCCAGAGTTAAATCCTATAAGAAAAAAGCTCGCGCGGCATCCACGCGCGGCTGA
- a CDS encoding CvpA family protein: MTTFDYIVIAVVGLSLLAGLIKGFVQSVWGLASALVGVILASLLYPHLQRLVRPWTESEVTAMLMAFLLIFVGVVAGGIATGRMTRAFLKKTHLSWIDHLAGGAFGLARGWLICSVVYVALTAFPVQPDIVAQARSAPYLHQGAEVLTMATSKELRDQFFEGYQYLQHRELVAPMGRRYDTKGKTGVPGRRND; encoded by the coding sequence ATGACAACGTTCGACTACATCGTCATTGCTGTGGTCGGCCTGTCACTGCTGGCTGGCCTGATTAAGGGATTTGTGCAAAGCGTGTGGGGTCTGGCCAGCGCCCTTGTTGGAGTCATTCTGGCGTCGCTCTTGTATCCGCACCTGCAACGCCTCGTGCGCCCGTGGACAGAATCGGAGGTAACCGCCATGCTGATGGCGTTTCTGCTCATCTTCGTGGGGGTCGTTGCAGGCGGCATAGCGACAGGGCGAATGACACGCGCATTTCTGAAAAAAACTCACCTGAGTTGGATTGACCACCTTGCCGGCGGCGCGTTCGGGTTGGCCCGCGGCTGGTTAATCTGTTCAGTCGTCTACGTGGCGCTCACCGCTTTTCCTGTGCAGCCAGATATAGTCGCGCAGGCACGGTCAGCACCATACTTGCACCAAGGCGCCGAGGTTTTAACTATGGCCACATCAAAGGAGTTGAGGGATCAATTTTTCGAAGGCTACCAATACTTGCAGCATCGTGAATTGGTAGCACCAATGGGGCGTCGTTATGACACTAAAGGCAAAACTGGAGTCCCTGGTAGACGAAATGATTGA
- a CDS encoding phosphoribosylaminoimidazolesuccinocarboxamide synthase — translation MNQPAVVLTTELRAFPRLKQGKVRDVYQVDADRLLLVASDRISAFDCVLPSGIPRKGEVLTQLSRFWFDKFRDVVPNHMVTADFEQFPPLLKQHEYLRGRSMLVRAADVIPFECVVRGYLAGSGWKEYQQSGSIGGRRLPAGLVESARLPEPIFTPATKAATGHDVNVSEAYMANQIGVELTKQLSSVSLRLYQLAADHLLGCGLILCDTKFEFGLRDGHLMWIDEALTPDSSRFWDLATYSPGRPQESFDKQFVRDYLETLAWDKTPPAPALPPAIVQATSERYLEAYRRITGQSL, via the coding sequence ATGAATCAGCCGGCTGTAGTGTTGACAACGGAGCTTCGTGCTTTCCCTCGCTTGAAGCAAGGGAAAGTCCGGGATGTCTACCAGGTTGATGCCGACCGCCTGCTGCTGGTCGCCAGCGACCGGATTTCCGCATTCGATTGCGTGTTACCCAGTGGCATCCCGCGCAAAGGTGAAGTTCTGACACAACTGTCTCGCTTCTGGTTTGACAAGTTCCGTGACGTCGTGCCCAACCACATGGTGACGGCTGACTTCGAGCAATTTCCGCCATTGCTCAAACAGCATGAGTATCTGCGTGGACGATCCATGCTGGTTCGCGCCGCCGACGTGATACCGTTTGAATGCGTCGTTCGAGGCTACCTGGCTGGCTCCGGCTGGAAAGAATATCAGCAAAGCGGCAGCATCGGAGGTCGGCGACTTCCAGCGGGACTCGTTGAATCAGCTCGCTTGCCTGAGCCGATTTTCACGCCGGCCACCAAAGCAGCTACCGGCCATGACGTCAATGTCTCGGAAGCATACATGGCCAACCAGATTGGCGTTGAATTAACGAAACAACTCAGCAGCGTGAGTCTTCGCCTCTACCAACTCGCAGCCGACCATTTGCTCGGATGCGGATTGATCCTATGCGACACCAAATTTGAGTTTGGCCTACGCGATGGCCACCTGATGTGGATAGACGAGGCACTGACGCCTGACTCATCCCGTTTTTGGGACCTCGCCACATACAGCCCAGGACGACCGCAAGAATCTTTCGACAAACAGTTCGTGCGTGATTACCTGGAAACGCTTGCATGGGACAAAACACCGCCGGCGCCAGCGCTTCCGCCTGCCATCGTCCAGGCAACCTCAGAACGTTACTTGGAGGCATACCGACGGATCACAGGGCAATCGCTATGA